One region of Pieris rapae chromosome Z, ilPieRapa1.1, whole genome shotgun sequence genomic DNA includes:
- the LOC110999645 gene encoding lysophospholipase-like protein 1, whose product MSRIPAVHLKMPSGVNQTGTVIFFHGSGGTGDLMKQWVDLMVKNFSFSQIKIIYPTAPLQPYTPAAGEMRNVWFDRIDINQKVPENLFSLAQIETEVKSLIKTEVSSGIPVNRIIVGGFSMGGALALHTAYRWEPNLAAAFAFSSFLNDDSIVYKQLKDSDGKVPPLLHIHGNSDDLVDLSWGKSTFEQLKTLGVQGEFHTIHRLGHSINRTGLNLIYSWIQKHLPEV is encoded by the exons ATGTCGCGTATACCAGCTGTGCATTTAAAAATGCCTTCTGGAGTCAATCAAACAGGGACTGTTATATTTTTCCATGGCTCTG gtGGCACTGGTGACTTAATGAAGCAATGGGTGGACTTAATGgttaaaaacttttctttttcacaaataaaaataatataccctACAGCTCCATTACAGCCATATACACCAGCTGCTGGTGAAATGAGAAATGTTTGGTTTGATCGGATAGATATTAACCAAAAAGTtcctgaaaatttattttcactagCACAAATAGAAACAgaagttaaaagtttaatcAAAACTGAAGTGTCAAGTGGTATTCCAGTGAATCGGATCATAGTAG GTGGGTTTTCAATGGGTGGTGCATTAGCACTGCACACAGCATACAGATGGGAGCCCAACTTAGCAGCAGCATTTGCCTTTAGTTCTTTCTTAAATGATGATTCCATTGTTTATAAACAACTTAAGGATAGTGATGGAAaag TGCCTCCATTACTACATATTCATGGAAACAGTGATGACCTTGTTGATTTATCTTGGGGAAAATCTACTtttgaacaattaaaaacactaGGCGTTCAAGGAGAATTTCACACTATTCATAGGCTGGGACATTCTATTAACAGAACAGGACTAAATCTCATATATTCATGGATACAAAAGCATCTCCCtgaagtataa
- the LOC111000180 gene encoding uncharacterized protein LOC111000180, translating into MAYNRNQRFASSPPYFRILDPGAYQNTGTALVKINKAPFLSKKERQLQSGNKIWTHAIYNNNSTPFIPNCSAFMSNIPRFPYEAVNTFSDFEDILCECEDPNVCECESDNKSTPTVICQGKVRRILYKGPPPKSNQSGGLSAPSKKDKGFEINPDGSHKRVFIKPEKECPPFYNTAINESTAFYRGCKWSRRTGKIPIAKNNFPGPAHYSIVHEPNIAEICAEKVRSFKRKTSKQFRFIEMVQRRNTLDNLPGPSSYSPENIKGTQLNYLGPKAARFTGSISNKWPGPADHWLQRDFDLPTRPSKLCKAILPQRAPFLSHATRLKTPKIVDLSPASYVPIYKPCQFIRCSKAPFSVSTKRFKEIIYNDEDDHDYFDEFENSPREDKDITITKHPTWQFKSKTVRMKPLKKEALRSISIHPQPSSIKKRPLELQHGSPFFSSEARFRPWFNWIAVHAKVKTPGPSYYTPEKARCYPAVAHGPLTRVERFLPFHKESPAPNEYKVSNGIETILHTHNERLKSNIINQHKFHWIAPGVSRLLNNEEKELILLNRSIELLNPDDVIDSFGSKLKRGKKEKKVLRCLNKN; encoded by the coding sequence ATGGCTTACAACCGCAACCAAAGATTTGCCTCATCACCTCCATACTTTAGAATTTTAGATCCTGGCGCATATCAAAACACTGGTACAGcgttagttaaaataaataaagcaccTTTTCTATCCAAAAAGGAGAGACAATTACAGTCTGGCAATAAAATATGGACCCATgcaatatataacaataatagtaCACCCTTTATTCCCAACTGTTCGGCCTTCATGTCCAATATTCCTAGATTTCCGTATGAAGCtgttaatacattttctgATTTCGAAGATATCTTATGTGAATGCGAAGATCCAAATGTTTGCGAATGTGAAAGTGATAATAAAAGTACACCGACAGTAATATGTCAAGGAAAGGTTAggcgtatattatataaaggcCCACCACCAAAATCTAATCAAAGCGGTGGACTGTCAGCCCCTTCGAAAAAAGATAAAGGATTTGAAATCAATCCAGATGGCTCCCACAAacgtgtttttataaaacctgAGAAAGAATGTCCTCCATTTTATAATACGGCTATAAACGAATCCACGGCGTTTTATAGAGGCTGTAAGTGGAGTCGCAGGACGGGTAAAATTCCTATAGCTAAAAACAACTTTCCTGGGCCGGCACATTATTCAATAGTGCATGAGCCAAATATTGCTGAAATTTGTGCCGAAAAAGTAAGAtcctttaaaagaaaaacatcaaAGCAATTCCGTTTTATAGAAATGGTTCAAAGAAGAAATACATTAGACAATTTGCCTGGGCCGAGTAGCTACAGCcctgaaaatattaaagggactcaattaaattatttaggaCCCAAGGCAGCACGATTCACTGGCTCTATTTCGAACAAATGGCCTGGACCAGCAGACCATTGGCTTCAACGTGACTTTGATCTACCTACACGTCCaagtaaattatgtaaagCAATCTTACCACAAAGAGCACCTTTTTTATCTCACGCTACAAGACTAAAAACTCCGAAAATAGTGGATTTAAGTCCAGCAAGCTATGTTCCCATATATAAACCTTGCCAATTTATTCGATGTTCAAAAGCTCCATTTTCTGTCTccacaaaaagatttaaagaaataatttataatgacgAAGACGATCACGACTATTTTGATGAATTTGAAAACAGTCCACGTGAGGATAAagatataacaataacaaaacatcCTACATGGCAGTTTAAATCAAAAACGGTGAGGatgaaacctttaaaaaagGAAGCTCTTAGATCCATTTCGATACATCCACAACCATCAAGCATAAAAAAAAGACCGTTAGAGTTACAACATGGTTCACCATTTTTTTCATCTGAAGCAAGATTTCGACCTTGGTTCAACTGGATAGCGGTTCATGCAAAGGTTAAAACACCTGGACCATCTTACTACACACCAGAAAAGGCAAGATGTTATCCTGCAGTCGCTCATGGACCATTAACAAGAGTTGAGAGATTTCTACCTTTCCATAAAGAAAGCCCTGCGCCAAATGAGTACAAAGTTTCCAATGGTATCGAAACAATTTTACATACCCATAATGAAcgattaaaaagtaatattataaatcagcACAAATTTCATTGGATTGCGCCAGGAGTATCAAGGCTACTAAATAATGAGGAGAAAGAATTGATTTTACTAAATAGGtcaatagaattattaaatccTGATGATGTTATTGATAGTTTTGGATCCAAGTTAAAACGTggtaaaaaagaaaagaaagtactacgttgtttaaataaaaactaa